CAGCAGCGGCCGGGTGAAGAGCCGCAGCCTTGCCGACGCCTCGGTGTGACGACGTTGCTATGTCAGGGGCTCGGAGGTGGTGCTGAACGCGGGCCGGAGATGGGCGGCGTCGTTGTAGCCGCGGATGACCCAGCGTTCTCCCGTCACGACGAGGTGGGAGATGGCGCCATTGTCCGACCCCGTGAAGGCGAGTGCCCGGGACCCGCACGCCTGGGCGAGGATCTGGCCGATCGTCCCACCATGGCTGAACACGGCGACGCACTGGTCATGGTGGCGGTCGGCGATCCTCTCGACCGCGCCCCGGACCCTGGCGGCAAACGCCTGAGCGGGCTCCGCGCCGGGGATGATGTCCCAGCGCTGCTCGGCGAACACCCGCGGCAGGATGGGATGTCCCTCGGCGACGTGGCGGCGTAGGGCGCCGCCCTCCCATTCCCCGAGGTAGACCTCCCGCAGGTCGGGTTCGACGATCGGCGACAGCCCGAGGCGCTCGGCGAGGGGGGCCGCCGTCTGGACCGTGCGGCGCAGGGTCGTGACGTAGATGGCGGTGATGTCTTCCGCCTGAAGCCGCCCCGCCACTCGCTGGGCCTGCTCGAAGCCCTCGGGGTGCAGGCCGGGATCGCCCTGGCCGTCCACCATGGCGAACGGCTCACCGGGGCGAGCCGGCTCGGACTCACCGTGCCGGATGAGCAGCAGCTCGGTCGCCCCTGACGGGCGGACGAAGCGACTTTGGCGGTACTCGTTGGTCTGGCTCACGGACGCTCCTGCGACTCGCCCTGGCGACGCAGCGCGGGGAGCGTAGCCGACGCATCTGCAGGCCAGGTCGGCGGCGGGCCGGATCGGGACCGGCACTTGCGGCGTCGGCGATTTGTCACCACCATGGCGGGCGTCGACAGGGGGGGTTCTGGCCAAATGGCTGCGTGGGTGCTGGCCCAGCGGTACGAGCTGCTGGAGCCCCTCGGCTCGGGTGCCATGGCCACCGTGTGGAGAGCCCACGACCGGCGTCTCAGCCGAGAAGTGGCCATCAAGGTGCTGAGCGAGCAGCTGGCCTCGAACCAGTCCTTCCGCGACCGCTTCGAACGCGAGGCGGTCAACGTGGCGTCGCTCAAGCACCCCAACGTCGTCACCGTCTACGACTCGGGGAGCGAGGGCGCGGCCTACTACATCATCATGGAGCTGGTCGAGGGCGAGTCGCTCCAGGCGCGGCTGACCGAATCGTCCCCCTACCTCTCGTTGCGTGAGGTGTCCGAGCTCGGCAAGGAGCTGCTCGCCGGCCTGGCCCACGCCCACGCCAAGGGCATCATCCACCGGGACATCAAGCCGGCGAACATCCTCATCACACAGGAGGGCACGGCCAAGCTGGCGGACTTTGGCATCGCCAGAGCGGCGAGCGACGTCCAGAGCATCACGGCCACCGGATCGTTCATCGGAACACCGTCGTACTCGTCGCCCGAGCAGCTGGGCAGCCGACCGGCCACGCCAACCACTGACCTGTACTCGCTCGGTTGCGTCCTCTA
This portion of the Acidimicrobiales bacterium genome encodes:
- a CDS encoding histidine phosphatase family protein; this encodes MSQTNEYRQSRFVRPSGATELLLIRHGESEPARPGEPFAMVDGQGDPGLHPEGFEQAQRVAGRLQAEDITAIYVTTLRRTVQTAAPLAERLGLSPIVEPDLREVYLGEWEGGALRRHVAEGHPILPRVFAEQRWDIIPGAEPAQAFAARVRGAVERIADRHHDQCVAVFSHGGTIGQILAQACGSRALAFTGSDNGAISHLVVTGERWVIRGYNDAAHLRPAFSTTSEPLT